Proteins encoded by one window of Melanotaenia boesemani isolate fMelBoe1 chromosome 10, fMelBoe1.pri, whole genome shotgun sequence:
- the b3gnt9 gene encoding UDP-GlcNAc:betaGal beta-1,3-N-acetylglucosaminyltransferase 9 isoform X2, with amino-acid sequence MRDNSLDLKRSLQTMLRKVAVMKRRVVHVKGDLMCTLVLLVVFCVLLYTRQVVLSPGWSRPQWKLEIHGSTSPSRTLLGARGAKAGRGSPGLPSETQLPPCKLQSNSKLPHPKSRPKTKSKSRRRNATPTRIPAKVLPTMQPFDFQGYLRDKDNRKFNLLIDQPQKCHIRGTGEEEGGGGRRRQGSESDAAPYMLIAVKSTAADFHKRQVVRRTWGKEGRFQPGVSIRTVFLLGVPRNRSALPLWERLLSYESQTFRDILLWDFEDTFFNLTLKETHFLEWVNSSCPHVRFIFKGDADVYVNVENILEMLRDQKPEEDLFVGDIIIHAKPIRRRSSKYYVPEFMYGGLLYPDYAGGGGFVMSGHTARRLSSACQQVELFPIDDVFLGMCLQLIGVKPSRHQGFRTFGIPRPSAAPHLQTFDPCFYRELMVVHSLNVPQIWLMWNLLHDPNLSCHNRTGLNPQPFKWREMMMEEEDYTEKQVFLTH; translated from the exons ATGAGAGACAACAGTCTGGATCTGAAAC GAAGTCTTCAGACGATGCTGAGGAAGGTGgcagtgatgaagaggagggttgTCCATGTGAAGGGAGACCTGATGTGCACGCTGGTGCTTCTGGTTGTATTCTGTGTGCTGCTCTACACCCGCCAG GTGGTACTTTCTCCCGGATGGAGCCGACCCCAATGGAAGCTGGAGATCCATGGCTCCACCAGCCCCAGTCGGACCCTGCTGGGAGCCAGAGGAGCCAAAGCAGGGCGGGGGTCTCCAGGG CTACCATCAGAGACCCAGCTGCCTCCCTGTAAGCTTCAATCCAACTCTAAACTTCCACACCCCAAATCCAGACCTAAGACCAAGTCTAAGTCCCGGAGGAGGAACGCCACGCCAACCAGGATCCCTGCTAAAGTCCTGCCAACCATGCAGCCCTTTGACTTCCAGGGTTACCTGAGAGACAAGGACAACAGGAAGTTCAACCTGCTCATCGACCAGCCACAGAAATGTCACATCAGAGGAACaggggaggaggaaggaggaggaggaagaagaagacaaggGAGCGAATCTGATGCTGCTCCCTACATGCTTATTGCAGTCAAATCCACAGCTGCAGATTTCCATAAACGTCAG GTGGTGCGTCGGACGTGGGGTAAGGAGGGACGTTTTCAGCCTGGGGTGTCCATCCGGACGGTGTTCCTTCTGGGGGTTCCCAGGAATCGCAGTGCCCTGCCTCTATGGGAGCGGTTGCTGAGCTATGAGAGCCAGACCTTCAGGGACATCCTGCTGTGGGACTttgaagacaccttcttcaaccTAACCCTGAAGGAGACACATTTTCTAGAATGGGTCAACAGCAGCTGTCCCCACGTCAG GTTCATCTTCAAAGGCGATGCTGACGTCTACGTAAATGTGGAGAACATTCTGGAGATGCTTCGGGACCAGAAACCAGAGGAGGATCTGTTTGTCGGCGACATCATCATTCATGCCAAACCCATCCGCCGCCGTTCCTCCAAGTACTATGTTCCAGAGTTTATGTATGGAGGTCTTCTGTACCCGGACTATGCTGGGGGAGGCGGGTTTGTCATGTCGGGACACACAGCTCGGAGGCTAAGCTCCGCCTGCCAGCAG GTGGAGCTGTTTCCAATTGATGACGTCTTCCTGGGAATGTGCCTCCAGCTGATCGGAGTCAAACCTTCCCGTCACCAGGGCTTCCGGACCTTTGGGATTCCCCGGCCGTCTGCAGCGCCCCATCTCCAGACCTTCGACCCCTGTTTTTACCGAGAGCTCATGGTGGTCCACAGCCTCAATGTCCCTCAGATTTGGCTTATGTGGAACCTCCTGCATGACCCGAATCTGAGCTGCCACAACCGGACCGGCCTGAATCCCCAGCCCTTTAAATGGAGAGAGATgatgatggaggaagaagatTACACTGAGAAACAGgtgtttttaacacattaa
- the b3gnt9 gene encoding UDP-GlcNAc:betaGal beta-1,3-N-acetylglucosaminyltransferase 9 isoform X1: MHSCSGSLQTMLRKVAVMKRRVVHVKGDLMCTLVLLVVFCVLLYTRQVVLSPGWSRPQWKLEIHGSTSPSRTLLGARGAKAGRGSPGLPSETQLPPCKLQSNSKLPHPKSRPKTKSKSRRRNATPTRIPAKVLPTMQPFDFQGYLRDKDNRKFNLLIDQPQKCHIRGTGEEEGGGGRRRQGSESDAAPYMLIAVKSTAADFHKRQVVRRTWGKEGRFQPGVSIRTVFLLGVPRNRSALPLWERLLSYESQTFRDILLWDFEDTFFNLTLKETHFLEWVNSSCPHVRFIFKGDADVYVNVENILEMLRDQKPEEDLFVGDIIIHAKPIRRRSSKYYVPEFMYGGLLYPDYAGGGGFVMSGHTARRLSSACQQVELFPIDDVFLGMCLQLIGVKPSRHQGFRTFGIPRPSAAPHLQTFDPCFYRELMVVHSLNVPQIWLMWNLLHDPNLSCHNRTGLNPQPFKWREMMMEEEDYTEKQVFLTH, translated from the exons ATGCATTCCTGTTCAGGAAGTCTTCAGACGATGCTGAGGAAGGTGgcagtgatgaagaggagggttgTCCATGTGAAGGGAGACCTGATGTGCACGCTGGTGCTTCTGGTTGTATTCTGTGTGCTGCTCTACACCCGCCAG GTGGTACTTTCTCCCGGATGGAGCCGACCCCAATGGAAGCTGGAGATCCATGGCTCCACCAGCCCCAGTCGGACCCTGCTGGGAGCCAGAGGAGCCAAAGCAGGGCGGGGGTCTCCAGGG CTACCATCAGAGACCCAGCTGCCTCCCTGTAAGCTTCAATCCAACTCTAAACTTCCACACCCCAAATCCAGACCTAAGACCAAGTCTAAGTCCCGGAGGAGGAACGCCACGCCAACCAGGATCCCTGCTAAAGTCCTGCCAACCATGCAGCCCTTTGACTTCCAGGGTTACCTGAGAGACAAGGACAACAGGAAGTTCAACCTGCTCATCGACCAGCCACAGAAATGTCACATCAGAGGAACaggggaggaggaaggaggaggaggaagaagaagacaaggGAGCGAATCTGATGCTGCTCCCTACATGCTTATTGCAGTCAAATCCACAGCTGCAGATTTCCATAAACGTCAG GTGGTGCGTCGGACGTGGGGTAAGGAGGGACGTTTTCAGCCTGGGGTGTCCATCCGGACGGTGTTCCTTCTGGGGGTTCCCAGGAATCGCAGTGCCCTGCCTCTATGGGAGCGGTTGCTGAGCTATGAGAGCCAGACCTTCAGGGACATCCTGCTGTGGGACTttgaagacaccttcttcaaccTAACCCTGAAGGAGACACATTTTCTAGAATGGGTCAACAGCAGCTGTCCCCACGTCAG GTTCATCTTCAAAGGCGATGCTGACGTCTACGTAAATGTGGAGAACATTCTGGAGATGCTTCGGGACCAGAAACCAGAGGAGGATCTGTTTGTCGGCGACATCATCATTCATGCCAAACCCATCCGCCGCCGTTCCTCCAAGTACTATGTTCCAGAGTTTATGTATGGAGGTCTTCTGTACCCGGACTATGCTGGGGGAGGCGGGTTTGTCATGTCGGGACACACAGCTCGGAGGCTAAGCTCCGCCTGCCAGCAG GTGGAGCTGTTTCCAATTGATGACGTCTTCCTGGGAATGTGCCTCCAGCTGATCGGAGTCAAACCTTCCCGTCACCAGGGCTTCCGGACCTTTGGGATTCCCCGGCCGTCTGCAGCGCCCCATCTCCAGACCTTCGACCCCTGTTTTTACCGAGAGCTCATGGTGGTCCACAGCCTCAATGTCCCTCAGATTTGGCTTATGTGGAACCTCCTGCATGACCCGAATCTGAGCTGCCACAACCGGACCGGCCTGAATCCCCAGCCCTTTAAATGGAGAGAGATgatgatggaggaagaagatTACACTGAGAAACAGgtgtttttaacacattaa